GACATTCCAGGTGTTCTGCGCCGGGGTGAGTTGGAAGTGCTCGAGGTCGTAGCGTTCGCCGTCCTCGTGCCAGTGCCAGAGCTGGAAGTTGATCACCAGGCCGTCGGGGGTCTCGGAGACCTGGGGTGGTGTCGCTGTGGGTTTGGCCAGGCGGGCGTCGTCGTAGTCCCGGAGGGTGATCACCAGCAGTCCGTCGTCTCGGAGCACGCGGCGCATGCCGATGAGTGCCGCCTGGAGGTCCTGCGCGGACAGCAGGTGCGGGAGTGAATTGTCGGCGCACAGGACGACGTCGAAGATCGACGATTTGAAGGGCAGTTGACGCATGTCCGCGGCGGTTGCCGGAAGGCTGACGCCACGGGCTGCCGCTTCGGCTGCGGCTCGTGCGGCTGCGAGGGGGCTCAGGTCACTGCCGACGACTTCGTGCCGTCCCAGGGCCAGTCCGACCGCTTGGGTCCCGATCCCGCACGAGCAGTCCAGGATTCTGTGCGGTCCCGGCCCCAGACGCGAGTGCAGGAGCTCGTCCAGCACCTGGGCCTGATGCGCCATGCTCGCGTCCCAGTCCCGGAAGATCAGGTGGTAGTCGCGGGCCAGTTCGTCGTAGAAGTCCCTGGTTGAGGATTCGGACATGCGCGCCACCATAGTGCGTGACTGTCAGGCGGGCGTGCCGTTCTGGGCTGCGGCGGCCGGACTCCGACCTCCCCGACAATCGGACGGACGGCACCGCACGTCCAACCGCCCCGACCACCGACCCGGCCAACCATCCCGGTCAGAGCACTAGCTGTCAGCCCGATCGGCCCGGTCGTTGGGGGCGTGGTGGACTTCGCTCCAGACGGTTTCGCGGGCGGTGCCGTCGTTGCGGGAGGGCGGGGAGTAGCGGTGTCCCCAGCGGTCGCCGAGGGCGAGGGCGTCCAGGACGGCCCGGTGGTCGTCGGGGCCCGGGGAGCCGTCGGCGGGGCGGAGGATGTCGAGTTCGACCCGGTAGCCGTCCGGGGTCACGGTCAGCCGGGCCTCCCCGCCGCCGCCGGCCCTGGTGAGCCGTTCGGCGATCTCCCAGGCGCGCTGCCGCAGCATCTCGCTCACGAGGCGGCCCCCAGCGCGCAGGCGCCCGACTGAACGGGCAATTCGCCGCGCAGGTAGGCCAGTTCGACCAGCGACTCGGCCAGCCGCTGCACCCACGGCAGCCCGACGCAGCCCAGCGCGACGGCGCCGAACTCCGGCAGCACGTCGTCCCGGTAGATGGGCGACAGGCCGGACGGCGGGTCCAACCTCGCTGCCCGGAAGGCCCGTTCCAGCAGATCGGCGGCCCGCTCGGCCTCGGTGAACCTGCCGCGCAGGAACCGCCGGAGGACATCGGTCTCCTCCAACGGCTGTCCGGTGTACAGCACTTGCTCTCCCTCACTCACTTCGACGGTGTCGGCGATGGTGTCGGCGATGGTGTCGGCACGGACGCTTCGGGACGGACGGACTCGGCCCGCACCAGGTCCGCCCGGGTGGGATGACGCACCGCGCGCCGGTCGACCACCCAGGGCGCGCCCCCGTCGCCGGGCACGAGCACCAGCTCGCCGCCCTCGCCGAGGTGGGAGAACTCCCCGAGCCGACCGTTCGCCGTATCGACCAGCAACTCACCCGGCTCCGGCACCCAGGACGCCGCTTGGCCCCCGGCGCAATCCCCGCCCCGCACGGCCCGCACGTACGGCGCACCCGTCCAGACCAGCGTCGCCAACTCACTTGCCACGTCCGGGCTCACGCCACCGAGCTGCACCAGGTGCGTGCCCGTGGCCGCCTTCTCCACCCCCAGCGAGGGCAGCTTGAGACCGGCCGAGCCGAGCGCCTCCCGAAGGCCGTCACACACCTTGCGCGCGAAGGCCCGATCCTGCCGCTCCAACCGGTCAAGCAGGGAGTTGGCCATGGCGGTCACCACCCGTCTCCTCGATCCGCGAATGTCACGTTCTGTGCTCCAAGCGTCGCGGACC
The window above is part of the Kitasatospora sp. NA04385 genome. Proteins encoded here:
- a CDS encoding class I SAM-dependent methyltransferase; translation: MSESSTRDFYDELARDYHLIFRDWDASMAHQAQVLDELLHSRLGPGPHRILDCSCGIGTQAVGLALGRHEVVGSDLSPLAAARAAAEAAARGVSLPATAADMRQLPFKSSIFDVVLCADNSLPHLLSAQDLQAALIGMRRVLRDDGLLVITLRDYDDARLAKPTATPPQVSETPDGLVINFQLWHWHEDGERYDLEHFQLTPAQNTWNVRVRRTTYWALTRQQLTEFVTEAGFTSLTWHTPASSGYYQPVLTAQRTSSR